A genomic stretch from Coleofasciculus sp. FACHB-1120 includes:
- a CDS encoding putative selenate ABC transporter substrate-binding protein, producing the protein MKKILLSGLLLLLPLAACSPNPSGTSATNGGTEAKPLTIGAIPDQDPQKLQRQYDKLAAYLEKELGVPVEYKPVTDYTAAVTVFKVGDLDLVWFGGLTGVQARLQVPGAEAIAQRDIDAQFHSLFIANKKAGLKPFKDISGLQQLKAHSFTFGSESSTSGRLMPQYFLQQAGLKLEDLKGQAGFSGDHDKTIKLVEAGTYDVGAVNESVWKKRVEAKEVDLNKVEVLWETPAYYDYHWVMHPDVKQRYGEDFVKKVQNAFLKLDPKVPEQKEILDLLQATKFIPTQNSNYAQIEEIGRKIGKIK; encoded by the coding sequence ATGAAAAAAATATTGTTGTCCGGTTTGTTGTTGTTGCTACCGCTAGCAGCGTGTTCGCCCAACCCCTCCGGGACTTCAGCGACGAACGGTGGAACTGAGGCAAAGCCTCTGACAATCGGTGCCATTCCCGATCAAGATCCGCAAAAGTTACAGCGTCAGTATGACAAGCTAGCTGCCTATCTGGAAAAGGAACTGGGTGTGCCGGTGGAGTATAAGCCGGTTACTGACTATACGGCGGCCGTTACTGTGTTCAAAGTAGGGGATTTGGATTTGGTTTGGTTTGGGGGATTGACGGGGGTGCAGGCACGGTTGCAGGTGCCCGGTGCAGAAGCGATCGCTCAACGCGACATAGACGCCCAATTTCACAGTCTCTTCATCGCCAACAAAAAGGCTGGACTGAAGCCATTTAAAGATATTTCTGGTTTACAACAACTGAAAGCACATTCCTTCACTTTTGGCAGCGAATCCTCTACCTCCGGGCGTTTAATGCCGCAATACTTCTTGCAACAAGCTGGACTGAAGCTTGAAGATTTGAAAGGTCAAGCCGGTTTTTCTGGCGATCACGATAAGACGATTAAATTGGTGGAAGCAGGCACCTACGATGTCGGTGCTGTCAACGAAAGCGTCTGGAAAAAGCGAGTCGAAGCCAAAGAAGTAGACTTGAACAAAGTAGAAGTCCTTTGGGAGACACCCGCCTACTACGACTATCACTGGGTAATGCACCCCGATGTCAAACAGCGCTACGGTGAAGATTTTGTTAAAAAAGTACAAAATGCCTTTTTGAAACTAGATCCCAAGGTACCAGAGCAAAAAGAAATTCTCGACCTTTTACAAGCAACTAAATTTATTCCTACCCAAAATTCCAACTATGCTCAAATTGAGGAGATTGGTCGGAAAATTGGCAAAATAAAGTGA
- a CDS encoding GNAT family N-acetyltransferase produces the protein MTEANFKIAETSDTETLVEFIREFYEFEHLNFDESLVRTTLAKILHDDSLGRVWLIQHDDKAIGYVVLTFGYSLEFRGRDAFIDELYIRESYRGQGVGMSVIQFIESVCPSLGIQALHLEVEQKNTPAQNLYRKVGFKDHDRYLMTKWIAN, from the coding sequence ATGACAGAAGCTAACTTTAAAATTGCAGAAACATCCGATACTGAAACCCTGGTGGAGTTTATCCGGGAGTTCTACGAGTTTGAACACCTAAATTTTGATGAATCCCTTGTTCGCACGACGTTAGCAAAAATTTTGCATGATGATTCTCTAGGACGAGTGTGGCTGATCCAGCATGACGATAAAGCGATTGGCTACGTCGTCCTTACCTTTGGCTACAGTTTGGAATTTCGAGGACGTGATGCATTTATTGATGAACTCTACATCCGAGAGAGTTATCGGGGGCAAGGGGTAGGCATGAGCGTAATTCAGTTTATAGAAAGTGTTTGCCCTTCTCTAGGAATTCAAGCGCTTCATTTAGAAGTCGAGCAGAAAAATACACCAGCACAAAACTTATATCGGAAGGTTGGTTTTAAAGATCACGACCGCTATCTCATGACTAAATGGATAGCAAACTAA
- a CDS encoding phosphonate ABC transporter ATP-binding protein, with protein sequence MDSKLSRDITSSAPVFELKNVSKQFGRFESLADINLQIWAGDRVALVGSSGAGKSTLINLLNGTLLPSQGEVWVLGRNLAHLRPKLLRQVQRQIGTIYQQFHLVDNLQVIHNVNAGHLGRWSFFKAAVSLIYPLEVETAHKALAEVGIPEKLYERTDSLSGGQQQRVAIARVLVQNPTAILADEPISSLDPERSREIMDLLRQLSQETGKTLVTSVHAIEFARSHYQRIIGLQHGRILFDTPAQDLSDAMIEALYKTKE encoded by the coding sequence ATGGATAGCAAACTAAGCAGAGACATAACCTCATCTGCGCCAGTATTTGAACTGAAAAACGTTTCTAAGCAATTTGGACGTTTTGAATCTCTCGCTGATATTAACTTGCAGATTTGGGCAGGCGATCGCGTGGCGCTGGTTGGTTCCAGTGGTGCGGGGAAAAGTACGCTGATTAATTTACTCAACGGTACGCTGCTACCCAGTCAAGGAGAAGTCTGGGTACTGGGTCGCAACCTTGCCCATCTTCGTCCCAAGTTGCTGCGCCAAGTTCAGCGCCAGATTGGTACGATTTACCAACAATTTCACTTAGTTGATAATTTGCAGGTGATTCACAATGTCAATGCTGGACATTTGGGGCGGTGGTCGTTTTTTAAAGCAGCAGTTTCACTAATTTATCCTTTGGAAGTTGAAACGGCTCATAAAGCTTTGGCAGAGGTGGGGATTCCGGAAAAACTTTACGAACGCACTGATAGTCTTTCTGGCGGTCAACAGCAACGGGTAGCGATCGCTCGCGTCCTCGTGCAAAATCCCACCGCTATCCTTGCCGATGAACCGATTTCCAGCCTCGATCCCGAACGCAGTCGCGAGATTATGGACTTATTGCGCCAGCTCAGTCAAGAAACGGGCAAAACTTTAGTCACCAGTGTCCACGCGATAGAATTTGCTCGCAGTCATTATCAGCGAATTATTGGTCTGCAACATGGGCGTATTTTGTTTGATACCCCCGCTCAAGACCTCTCTGATGCAATGATTGAAGCTCTCTATAAAACCAAAGAGTAA